A single genomic interval of Bos javanicus breed banteng chromosome 8, ARS-OSU_banteng_1.0, whole genome shotgun sequence harbors:
- the LOC133253482 gene encoding uncharacterized protein LOC133253482 → MAQPSRVPEASPLPSRIGRRLWELRGPGHWVAGTNAGSLCKELRGSSQLAPGASLAGARRRLGARGFRTGGLQTEVQVSRLPTALLVFWTSKPGAGSDAGTETRLLSRAEGSFARWCQAVNGSGIGPGAEALASVLGFPLILRITVEVASAEEAASLRPQPLKARRARSRGDGSEVAARARRGGRPLFLSEGLASSRQYFWRGAPLHTPGPAPPSAGFSSLKAPGSSGRCRFPARPLPPDYPPPGPRRTSPGRSSCGGAAGTTRSERRRRLEISPAGSLCAPTGRKRPREAGTVGAQTRRFRTLPACIEGWDPQVKGRARFTFLAGEGRPWASPFPPASPQFSFLRIEGGKARADLGRIRRKAFILRISRLGADSQRLRPRCSFPAADAGLGERAARARAASFQGF, encoded by the exons ATGGCGCAGCCGTCCCGCGTCCCCGAGGCGTCCCCGCTGCCTTCGAGGATCGGGCGGCGGCTTTGGGAGCTGCGGGGCCCGGGACACTGGGTCGCGGGGACCAACGCTGGTTCCCTTTGCAAAGAGCTGAGAGGGTCCTCGCAGCTGGCACCGGGAGCTTCCCTGGCAGGGGCTCGCAGGAGGCTTGGCGCCCGCGGTTTCCGGACTGGCGGTCTGCAGACAGAGGTTCAAGTGTCCCGCCTACCGACGGCTCTGCTCGTGTTCTGGACCTCGAAGCCAGGCGCCGGCAGCGACGCTGGTACTGAAACTAGACTCCTGTCTAGGGCTGAAGGGTCCTTTGCGCGCTGGTGCCAGGCGGTCAACGGGTCTGGAATTGGTCCTGGGGCTGAGGCGCTGGCATCAGTTCTGGGCTTCCCGCTGATTCTGAGGATAACCGTCGAGGTCGCGAGTGCAGAGGAG GCCGCGTCCCTGAGGCCGCAGCCGCTGAAAGCGCGGAGGGCAAGGAGTCGAGGCGACGGTAGCGAGGTCGCGGCGCGGGCCAGGCGCGGTGGCCGGCCACTGTTCCTCTCCGAAGGGTTGGCCTCCAGCCGCCAATACTTCTGGCGAGGCGCTCCCCTGCACACACCCGGACCGGCTCCTCCCTCCGCGGGTTTCTCCTCCTTAAAGGCGCCGGGAAGCTCGGGGCGGTGCCGGTTCCCCGCCCGCCCCCTACCCCCCGACTACCCGCCCCCTGGGCCCCGGCGCACCTCCCCAGGTAGGAGCAGCTGTGGCGGCGCGGCGGGAACCACACGATCGGAGCGCCGAAGGCGCTTGGAGATCTCCCCGGCCGGTTCTCTCTGCGCACCGACGGGGAGAAAGAGGCCGAGAGAGGCAGGGACTGTCGGCGCGCAAACTCGGCGCTTCCGGACTTTACCAGCCTGTATAGAAGGCTGGGACCCACAGGTGAAAGGAAGGGCTCGCTTCACTTTTTTGGCTGGAGAGG GGAGACCTTGGGCCAGTCCCTTCCCACCCGCAAGCccacagttttcttttctgagaaTTGAAGGAGGAAAAGCACGTGCAGATCTTGGAAGGATAAGGAGGAAGGCTTTTATCCTTAGGATTTCGAGACTCGGTGCCGACAGCCAGAGGCTCCGGCCGAGATGCAGCTTTCCGGCTGCGGATGCAGGGTTGGGGGAACGAGCCGCGAGAGCACGGGCGGCCAGCTTTCAAGGGTTTTAG
- the FOXE1 gene encoding forkhead box protein E1: MTAESGPPPPPPQPEALAAVKEERGEAGAGGVPAEAAGRGAGGRRRKRPLQRGKPPYSYIALIAMAIAHAPERRLTLGGIYKFITERFPFYRDNPKKWQNSIRHNLTLNDCFLKIPREAGRPGKGNYWALDPNAEDMFESGSFLRRRKRFKRSDLSTYPAYMHDAAAAAAAAAAAAAAAIFPGGVPAARPPYPGAVYAGYAAPSLAAPPPVYYPAASPGPCRVFGLVPERPLSPELGPAPSGPAGTCSFASAGGSAASTAYQPAGCAGARPANTSAYAAAYAGPDGTYSQGAGGALFAATGRLAGPASPPAGGSSGGVETAVDFYGRTSPGQFGALGPCYNPGGQLGAGSGGAYHARHAAAYPGAVDRFVSAM; encoded by the coding sequence ATGACGGCCGAGagcgggccgccgccgccgccgccgcaacCGGAGGCGCTGGCGGCCGTGAAGGAGGAGCGCGGTGAGGCGGGGGCCGGCGGGGTACCAGCGGAGGCCGCGGGTCGCGGCGCCGGTGGGCGGCGGCGGAAGCGCCCCCTGCAGCGGGGCAAGCCGCCCTACAGCTACATCGCGCTCATTGCCATGGCCATAGCGCACGCGCCGGAGCGCCGCCTCACTCTGGGCGGCATCTATAAGTTCATCACCGAGCGTTTCCCCTTCTACCGCGACAACCCTAAAAAGTGGCAGAACAGCATCCGCCACAACCTCACACTCAACGACTGCTTCCTCAAGATCCCGCGCGAGGCCGGCCGCCCGGGCAAGGGCAACTACTGGGCGCTCGATCCCAACGCCGAGGACATGTTCGAGAGCGGCAGCTTCCTGCGCCGCCGCAAGCGTTTCAAGCGCTCTGACCTGTCCACTTACCCGGCTTACATGCACgacgcggccgccgccgccgccgccgctgcggccgccgccgctgccgccatCTTCCCGGGTGGGGTGCCCGCTGCGCGCCCTCCTTACCCTGGCGCGGTCTATGCAGGCTATGCAGCACCGTCGCTCGCCGCGCCACCCCCGGTCTACTACCCGGCTGCTTCGCCAGGCCCGTGCCGCGTGTTCGGCCTGGTGCCTGAGCGGCCGCTCAGCCCAGAACTGGGCCCCGCGCCATCGGGGCCCGCCGGTACCTGCTCCTTTGCCTCGGCCGGCGGCTCTGCCGCTAGCACAGCTTACCAGCCGGCCGGCTGCGCCGGTGCCCGACCCGCCAACACTTCCGCCTATGCGGCCGCGTACGCTGGCCCCGACGGCACGTACTCGCAAGGGGCCGGCGGGGCCCTCTTCGCAGCGACTGGCCGGTTGGCCGGGCCCGCTTCGCCCCCCGCGGGTGGCAGCAGCGGCGGCGTCGAGACTGCGGTGGACTTCTATGGGCGCACATCGCCCGGCCAGTTCGGAGCTCTGGGGCCCTGCTACAATCCTGGTGGGCAGCTCGGAGCGGGCAGTGGAGGCGCCTACCACGCTCGCCACGCGGCTGCCTATCCAGGCGCAGTGGATCGGTTCGTGTCCGCCATGTGA